GCCTCTCTATAAACATGTCAAATTTGCTGGAAAATCTAAAACAGCAAATGCACAATCCAATTCTGCACATTACAAATCGGCCAGCTAGAAGACATCTTAGATAAAATTAGATGGATCAAGACTTGTGAATACACCTCAACCTCAATCTCTCTGATTCCATGTTGTTGATATAGTTGCAACCCAAACAAAAGAGCTTTCCCCACTGCCAAAAGGACATAACATTTTTACCAAACTCCTTGTAAAAAGCAAAGATAAGTTTACTATAATGATCACGCAATAGACCATCACTAGAagcataaaaattcctcatatTAACATCTATATTGACTTTAAATTTACCCACCAATGGAGGAATCCCAAAAATAGGCATCACTCTAAATTTCTTTGAAGGCTGAATCTTGAATAAAGAATATAGATAAGTATCTTCATATCCTTGTAATTGCTGGACTATTAAAAAAGAAGCCACCTCCAACAATGTAAGAAATTTGTCAATTGAAAATATGCTCGTAAATTACTCCCATATACCTAAACTCATTTCTTGCACACCATAAAAATCACACAATAACAATTGGCATCAAACACCTGATATTGTTTGCACATAACTTCAGCAAAGGAAATAACAATGTCATGATCATAGAAGATATAAATGATCATAGTTTAGGTGTCCATTGTTTATgttgtgttttatttttttgtttttatttttatttttgtgctCTTGTTTCTTCATATATATGTCTAGAAATTTTGTCAAGaactttttccttttggttgCTTCTTGACTTTAATTTGACATCTAGGGTACCAAAAATACATGTTTCATCTCCTTTTGTTAAGTTCTGAACTTAAACTATTCTCCCCTAGTTTAAGTTGCAACTACAAATTAGGTTTCTTTAACCATTATCTGAAGatgaaaataagataaaaaaaaaagtttctaaTGTCGACGTTCCTTAATAATCAATTAATATGAAGAGCTCATAGGAAACTTGAAATTTTATAGTATGCACATGCAATTAATATGTGAATATGtagcaaattttctttttctatcatACATTtgtaatatgaaaaatgaagtaaCTTAGTTTTAaaagttttcttttgaaaaaccaCATGTGTAAGTAGCCATATGTAATCATTAGGTTTGATAGAATTACAAACTTCTTTGAATTGGTCGTTAAATGAATCCAAATTATAGTGTAAAGCAGAAGTCAAAAAATAAGGCATTGTTAGACAATATGCATCGGTGGACAATTGACTAgttgatacaaaaaaaaaaaaaaagaattttatgcAACTAAGAAACTTTTCTATTTAAAAATATGGGAGAGGCCCGTACATTGCACGGTAATTGATACCTATGGAATAAAACTCTGTTTAGAGAGCAAGTAATAAACAAAGTTTGACACTTTGAAGTGTAAAAGTGTAAGTGCAAAAACTACTAAAGATAAAGCTGCATGGATAAGAATTTAATAACAGCTATATAAATTCTAAGTGTAGCAATTAGTGATGCTTGAAGTAATACAAGAAAAGACAAAGCCAAATTAtgaaattttccaaaacatggaATCAATGGCAAGAGTAATAAAATCTTTGGAAACATGTGTCTCACTCCATGAATTCATGGAGGTAAGCTGCTATAGACACAAGTAGAAAAGTCTTTAACTTGTTTTTTCTATAATTACATTGACAAGAATTTTCAAAAGATAGCAACATGTTTGTGCTTATATTTCTTCCTCAGCACTAAATTTGAACCACTTCTTTGTCATGCACAACTTCATTAACAAATACCAAGCAATCACATAaacattcatcaaaatattttccaaaacatagAGTCTTGGTGACTATAGTCATTATAAACACCAAAAAATCCTAATATAATTAGGCACGTAACCACCAAATCTAGCAGCTTTAGCGGAACTTATAAGGCCGTTGCATGGTGGGAATTTTCTCCACAACCAAAGGAAGGATAGAAATTCCAAAAGCATCCCTAACCTATACAAGAATTTGCTGATGATATCATGTCTGTATAGCTCATATACGAAAGATCAAGTGAAAAAGCAGTTCATAATAATATCAACAGCCAAGGTGTATTGAACCATGTTGACATTACtataacaaatttaagcaaGAATCCAATCTCAGTTGTTCCTTCAACCTGCTCAACTAAGTTTCAGCCAATTGCTGATAAAATATCTCcaatttcaatccaaattttCAACCATTTACCTGAAATCATTTGTGTTGCATAACTCATAAGACATGTATCCAGTTTCTCATGAACTTTATTCAACAAATATTGGCACATTGATAGCTATTTATTCAACAAATAATGGCACATTGATAGCTACAAGGGGTATAATATAGtctaaacaagtcaaaataacAACACACAGAAGTGCTAGAGGAAAAATCTTTCGTGACTTATCAACTTTACCTGTGATAGTACTAACATCTTCCTAAAAAATGAGGTTCCAAAATAGTGTAGTGAAAAACAAAATTCCAATCTTTTTACACCACCCTTTAGGCCTAAATTGATCTGTGAGGATGAACTTGTGGAGTTGGTATCAATGATATTAATATAAATCATGCTAATGAGATTATGCCAAAAACAACTACTATATACCCAACCACATAAACCTGTCtcattactatataaaaagtaCCATGAGTCTTGGTATTTTGAAGTGTAAGTATAATTATTGTTATTatcttaatttttattattctaATTATGCCCTTATTATTGATGATGGAAGTTTCATATTATactctttttagtttttaatttattatgatGATTAAAATTCATTATGTCATATCtattgatttaaaagaaaataatggttgatgacaagaaaaaaatgttaagcATTAGAGACTAAGTAGGATTggatctttgttttctatttgtCCAAAATGCCCATCTCCCTAAGACTTAGATTTATTGAATTTCAATAGTAGCAATAATTGTAGCAATTAGGAAAAACAACTGTAACCTTAATTAAATTAATTTGAATTATCGTGAcaataaacaaaatataaaactcCAATTAGAACCAACAGTACTGGTAGGCCTTAATTCTATTTGTCCCTAACAGTATTGGTCGGCTTGATGAAAAGATTGTTAGGATCCAGGTGCTGaacaaacaactattgagatatcaagtgtacaacaatttaatgaggaACAAgctacaagcatgaaagataaacgacacacaatatttaacgtggttcgactccaccattgagcctacgtccacggagagaaacctgttctttattatgagagaaaaactctatacaagaatacaacttgaacccaAGGCCAActcttgtataccatctctcatctctcaagaaccctctctcacaccccatgtataaggctacatgataCCCCTTGTGTCTCCTTGTGTGCCTCTTGTGTCTCTTTGTGTAGTATGCCAAcctacctatttatagagaacattactgcccaaaaaaccaaataacaattggaaaccaatactatttcctaaactcatatagaaTAGAAAATAGTATCTAGCTAAATAGGAatttacttgactactacttcaagtaactaaatccaattaggaaactagttacttcccacACCAAATAGGAAttctacctaaaagaaattaagccaatttcctaacaaatctccaccttggcgaaaatttcttttagcaaccaTTTGCCTTCAACTACCAAATGATATGGTACCAAACTACACACCCGAATCAATACAGTCctgacaccaaattgattcaatcggcaAATGAACATGTGTAGTTACCCCGAGTCCAACCTCCAGTTGACTCGTGCGAAGGTGCCTCAATTCGCCATCTCCCTTTGCAGGATTTCTTCTCACCACCATTTGCAATCCGGGATCCCCCTTCTGTGAGCGCTAACCCTAACCATTGAGGCAACTAAGTGGTAAAATCACCATAATTCTTCCCATCCTCTGGACTGTCTTGCCACATGTGGTTTCCAAGACTCCACCTAAAACGAAAAACTCGTACCTGTCAGAGTCTTTGGCGCATAGAAATTAGATCTCCTTGTTTCTTTGGGACACGTGCCACACCACCTAAAAAACATAACCAAAATCTAAAATTCACCGGGATGAAGAATCAACCGTTGGAGGTGTGAGAAAGTCTCCATCGATTCATGTCCAAAATCAAAATTGGACTCCATTTTTTCCTTGACCTTTGAATCACCTGCCTAGATTCACCGTCAAGTATTTTCGTACTTTTTGacttctcatcattcaccatcAATGCTTTTTGCCAAGCTATTGAAACAAGGATATCACccattaaattgttcaattggtAACAACTACCAATCCACTTGATCTCAGTAGTTAACTAGGATCCAACTACGAACCTTGAGCAGCCCAGTCTCAcaaccaagctctgataccacttgttaggatccAGGCGTGAAACAAataactattgagatatcaagtgcacaacaatttaatgaggaATAAgctacaagcatgaaagataaacgacacacaatatttaacgtggttcggctctaccattgagcctacgtccacggagagaaacctgttctttattatgagaggaaaactctatacaagaatacaacttgaacccaAGGCCAACCCTTGTATGCCATCTCTCATCTCTtaagaaccctctctcacaccccatgtataaggttACACGATACCCCTTGTGTCTCCTTGTGTGCCTCTTGTGTCTCTTTGTGTAGTATGCCAAcctacctatttatagagaacattatTGCCCAATAAaccaaataacaattggaaatcaatactatttcctaaactcatatagagtagAAAATGGTATCTAGCTAAATAGGAatttacttgactactacttcaagtaactaaatccaattaggaaactagttacttcccacACCAAATAGGAAttctacctaaaagaaattaaaccaatttcctaacaaagaTGGGGGCGGTTTTCTTCAGATAATCAATGTAGAGAGCTGGAAAGGTAGCAATGTTGATGACATCACtgagaaattttcatatttcaatGAGAGAACCCTAGAAGGGGCCAAAAGCGTGATCAGCCAAGATGACAAAGTTACCATTTCCAAGAAAGGCAACAAGGAGCTCAACTATGAATTGATGAGAGTTTCAGGAGTATTCCGGATAAAGGAAAAGATGAGAAAGCCAAGAATGGCTAGTAAAGGCCCTGCAACTTGAACTATGGGCTATTCCTTAAATAGCAGATATGAATCTCTTCATGTCAACCTATTCCAACCAGAAACCACAATCTAACAACAAATACAAATTAATAGAGCAATCCAACTTTCCAAGAACCTATGCTCAACTAAAACAAAGACATTAGAGAGAGTCATATCTGTACTGAGCCAAGTAGCAAGCTCTTCTGATTGCACCACAAACATTGAAAGACCAAATTGCCCATAATATGGTAGACGAAAATTAGTGAACAGTAAGCCTACCAACTAATTTTTACATACAAAAATCTTAGACTAAATGATTAACGACGTAAGCAAAAAGATGGCTCACCCCTTGACTTTAGGAATCCTGATATTTGTATCTATTACTTAGAAATATCGTGATTTTAAGTAACTTTTTAGAGATGGACTCATATATATACTCATAATAGGTCACGTGTTTTGCATGTgattataaaatcataaaatataatatttctcatacattaaaatttatttgtgaaatttttttaacaaatttattatttgcatattttttttcttttttatttttttaataaatgggAGGTTTTGAATCCAAGAATTCATATTTATAATATCTTTCAccttaccacccaacccaatcccctcttttcttttttatttaatttttcatcTTCTTTAATTAATTGTCCTTAAAAccattattttaaaataaaaaataaaggatGCATTCAGTCTCTTTCAAATTACAATAATGGCTTTAAGgacaattaattaaaaaagatgaaaatttaatatttaagaaaataaagatttgaccaATATGAAATGATTTGACAAAAGTATCAATATTTTCAATGGTATGTACAATATCGATACTTCTAACTATTTCCTTTTTCCAagacaaacaaaatataataatACCACTAAAATTCTTTGATTCTTAATTAGATAtatgaacaatttttatttttcttttgaagttgaatgacCTGAATTTGCACGCTAAACAAAAGTTAATTGTTTGCCAATCATTGGGGTTAGTATAGTGGCAAGATGAGAGCTCTTAGAGTTCTCTCTAATGTTAAAGTTCAGAACTCAAATCCTGTGCCTAATAATTGAGGATGAAAAGGGTGTGAAATGGGGTGAGAggatcaaaaaaagaaaataaaaataattttttgtataAATATTGGTTGCATGCTCtaccattattatttttcatgttatGTAAGTTGAATTTGTTAGTTGCATGATGAAATCCCCAATATAATGTTTTATGcaccatttttttaaaaatgaagagATATATATTCTTTGAAGCTGAACTCGTTGTATTATTTTGTGTGTTATTTCTATTAATGATGGAGTATAAATGATCCAcacatatataaattttttatgtctaattattcattttttgaaaattgaaatttcattgGTAGAGATAattgagtttttcttttttttttttctattttttgggcAGAATCTGACATGAAGCACAAACGACAAAGATTTTATCTCCTAAGAGCACTTTCTTTTGGTatcaaaattaatatttttgaagatttgataatttaattagtCTGTAAGTAATCAAAAATTTTAATGGAATCAAAGAAAATAGAATACAAAGAGACACATTGGTTTGGAGTGTTATATTTTGTCTATTGTCTtcataattcaaatttaattcaGCTTACAGTTTTTTTCCGAACTGCTACAATTATTGCTATTATTGAAATGCAATAAATCTAATTATTAGAGAGAAAGGTATTTTTGGACAAATAAAAAGCAAAGATCCGACCCTGCTTAGTCTCCAATGCTTAACATTTTTTCTTGTCATCAaccattattttcttttaaatcaataGATATAATATAATGAATTTTAATCAtcacaataaattaaaaactataAAAGAGTATAATATGAAACTTCAATCATCAATTAATAAGGGGAtaattgaaataacaaaaactaaaatCGTCAAGTTTCCTTGCTTAGTCACACCGGATGCTCGGAATAGAATGATGAGCTTATACGTTATGCATCCTTTCTGGAGAGTATCTTTGTTAGAAGTAGGCTTTTCCCCCAACCAGTAGGCTGTAACATGTTCCCATAAGCTGATTGAATTAGTCATGTTGATTTCGAACGATCTTAATTTGATAAATATCAGATTTTAGGTTGCTTTATTATGCTTATGTTGATTTTCCTATCTTTTTCTAATCTATAAATTAATACTAATAAGTCCAAATCCCAAACAAAACCAATCTtaagttttaaaatttcctgtgTTTTGTGGATTATCATCCCAACTCTGCCATAATAGCCTTTATTATCAGAACCAGACAATGCCATCTTCTTAAAAAATTTGTACTACTTTGTTACTAGTGACTACTACCTGCTGGCAAGCGATATTCAGAGGTCCCTGTCTTTCTTCTTCTGCTTTTTGATACATCTATAGCCTGAACCGAGGGACGATTGCATCCGCTGGTTGTCAATGTGCAATGTTGAAGAATCCTTGGACACAACATCTTAAACAAAGAAGCTTTCAAggatcttttttttaaaaaaaaaaaaactttcaaggaAAAGTTGATTAGTTCAAATGACAAAAGTAATGAGAATCCAAATTCTTGGTCATTGGAGCTAGTTATGGTTAATTTTTGGCCTCTCAGCATTAAAACCAAAATGCCCACCTCAGGGGCTGGCAGTCAAACAGCTTAACGGATAATTTTCTCCTCATTATACAGTATCCTGTTTCAAGACTGAGGATCACCAACTTTACGGACAAAGGTTCACCTTAACGCTCAGCAATGACAAACTTTAAAAGGCAAAATCCACAGCAATCTAAACCCTTGTTAATTAAACCAATCACCCTTAGAATTTGACTCTCCCAACTATAAGACAAAAGCCCCGATATCATTCAGGGTCTTGCAATCAAACAGCTTAATGGGATGATGTTCTCCTCATAATAGGACTTGTACCCAAGAATACCTTCATCCATGAAGTCTGAGGATGAAGGTGATTTGCAAATCACAGTCTTTTCAAGATTCCCGTCGGTTGGatcatatatataaaatttggaGGGACAATGGATGTCCGCATCTTCGTCAAACAACACCACCTTTCCATCAGGGAGTATACCAACCGGTCCAAATCGATACTTCCTTGACGTTGGAAGGTCAAGTTTATGCTCAGTCCACATCCCTGACTCTTGACCATTGCCGTAATAACAAATCACTGCCTCATTATGGGACCACGTTCTGACTAAAGCTAGACCAGGTCCAAACTGCAGTGGATAGCAAAACTTAGGCGTGGGAATAATCTGAAACTTCTCATGATCAAGTTCAAAAGCAATAAGATGGTTATCTGAATTCGTAGGGCCTAAGTTAGTTGGTTCCATCCAGTATAGAACTCCAGTGAAGCATATGCTACGTGATCTGATTTCCCAAGGTGCAGGCTTAATGCTTCTCCATGATGAGTCAACACCGAGGGTCAGAATCTCACAATCTAGATTAAGAACGAACTCGGAATTGTCCTCAGGATACAGAATATTATCATCATAGTCCTTGTATACTGGACAAATCTTGAGTAACTTGTACAATCTACTAGCGGGGTCAAAACCAAGATGGTAACTACAAGAACTGGATTCATGTCTAGAAACAGGGAGTCGTCTGCATTCTCGGGTGGCAATGTTGCACAAGTACGAATAGTTGCTGTAGTAAAAACATAGAAGGCCCTTGACAGTGTCAGTGCAGCCCATTCCCTCCATGCCGTGATCCAAGGTTAGGTGATGAGAAAGGTACTTAACAGGGCCATCAAACAGGCTTTGATAATAGAAATCTCTTGTCGAATCTTTTCTCCAGTGGAAGGGCTCAGAAATAAGGAGACCTAGAAATCCACCACGGCTCCCTGGCAAAGGACGGATCCTTAATAATTGATTGTCATCGCTTGGAAACGCACTTACATCGCATCAGGGACTTGGTTGGAAGCTATGTCAGGATTTCCCATATCATCTCATTAGGAAGTACTTGATTTGGAATGAGACAAGGATTAGCACGGCAATGGCTTCCCACTTTCTTTGAAATGCCTATTGGTAATCTAGGTTCTTCAGCAATGAGCTCATTCACAGCATCAGCTACACTTGGAAGTGGTGACCTAACCAAAATCTGTTTTCTTAAAGGCTCAAATTCTGGTTTCAAAGGCACAAGGAACTGGAACAAGCGTTGCTCTTCCCGGAACTTTACATAATAGTCCAAACTTGTTAATTCTGGTGGCTCCATCGTAGCCAACTGATCCCATATTCTTGTCATCAGAGAGTAAAATTCTGGAACGCTTCTGTCGCCCTGAACTAATCCTCGCAAGAAATTCTCCAACTTGTACTTCCGAGCAATATTGACTTTAGTGAACGCTCTTGCTAAATGATGCCATACTTCCTTAGCCAAACTGAATTTCTATCAATGCTTGCCGATTGACGGTCCCACAGAGTCGTTAATCCAAGTGAGTATTTTAGCATTGACCGTGTCCCATTCAGATAAAAGTTCTGCATAATTTTCAATCCCTTCAACCGGTTTCTCAAGAGTTCCATCAACATATTTCCAAGCGTCCTTGCTAATAAGATAATTTTTCATCAAATAAGCCCAAGTTGTGTAGTTGGACCAATCAAGTTTGATAGCAACTACCTGACTTCCCTCAGCATCCATAACCTTGTCGCACGGTAGTTGTAGTACTAGCAATGCAGATTCTCAGAGACAAAATATCAAACAACTGGTGAGCACAAAAATATACAAACTCGGAAAataaacttttctttctttttaaggGTAGAGGAATTCAGGAATGTAGAACAAATGAGGAGTATTTCGTTAATGGTCGATAAAAgggaagaagagagaaaatttcCACCCACAAATAGATTCCAAAGCCGCAAAATTAGAAGCATTTGAAAAAAGAAGAGCATCAATATGGAATGGCACTTTAATGCCTAATTTATATCAGTTGTAACAAACTAGACGAGCGGTTGCTTAGTGGCTGAGTTGCCAAGAAACCAGACTTCAAAAAGAGCAAAGCGTTGTTTTGGCTCCACGAGCAAACAGGACGCCTTTAAATGAaagcagatttttttttttcctaaggaAAAAATGTAGTTTTGGTCCCCAAAGTTTAGCATAGGAGCCATTCTAAATACCAAATTATACTAGTGATTCGTTCAATCTGTAtttcatttttgtcatttttttttcttttacttttttctttttttctccacAATTGGCGCCTATTTTTCCTTGTAAAATTAATTTacataaattttgttttctaattCATGTTTAGTTTCTAAATTAGCCAGCTAAAATTTTTTCGTGTCCTTCACTAATTCTGGAATCTATTTTTAAAACTCTATTCCAGATGGAAATTTACATCAATGCGTTTATTTTCCA
This region of Coffea arabica cultivar ET-39 chromosome 3c, Coffea Arabica ET-39 HiFi, whole genome shotgun sequence genomic DNA includes:
- the LOC113735738 gene encoding uncharacterized protein; the protein is MDAEGSQVVAIKLDWSNYTTWAYLMKNYLISKDAWKYVDGTLEKPVEGIENYAELLSEWDTVNAKILTWINDSVGPSIARAFTKVNIARKYKLENFLRGLVQGDRSVPEFYSLMTRIWDQLATMEPPELTSLDYYVKFREEQRLFQFLVPLKPEFEPLRKQILVRSPLPSVADAVNELIAEEPRLPIGISKKVGSHCRANPCLIPNQVLPNEMIWEILT
- the LOC113735737 gene encoding putative F-box protein At1g47730, yielding MEGMGCTDTVKGLLCFYYSNYSYLCNIATRECRRLPVSRHESSSCSYHLGFDPASRLYKLLKICPVYKDYDDNILYPEDNSEFVLNLDCEILTLGVDSSWRSIKPAPWEIRSRSICFTGVLYWMEPTNLGPTNSDNHLIAFELDHEKFQIIPTPKFCYPLQFGPGLALVRTWSHNEAVICYYGNGQESGMWTEHKLDLPTSRKYRFGPVGILPDGKVVLFDEDADIHCPSKFYIYDPTDGNLEKTVICKSPSSSDFMDEGILGYKSYYEENIIPLSCLIARP